A DNA window from Brachionichthys hirsutus isolate HB-005 chromosome 10, CSIRO-AGI_Bhir_v1, whole genome shotgun sequence contains the following coding sequences:
- the LOC137900195 gene encoding uncharacterized protein C11orf87 homolog, with product MDPAAARTPEQASRLSVPLRRCHHQANNGTACAEHLSVFPPFSSTLALLVLVAVLTGIVFVSLATFHLHKRKLRNRKIQRAQDEYERDSRSPAAGTSGEPVRPSVIVRQVNREEEEEEKKVSRETETLDC from the coding sequence ATGGACCCCGCGGCAGCCAGAACCCCTGAGCAAGCCTCGAGGCTGTCGGTTCCGCTGCGTCGCTGTCACCACCAGGCCAATAACGGCACCGCCTGCGCGGAGCACCTCAGTGTCTTCCCGCCTTTCTCCTCCACCCTCGCCCTCCTCGTGCTGGTGGCCGTGCTCACGGGGATCGTCTTCGTTTCCCTGGCAACGTTCCACCTCCACAAGAGGAAGCTTCGGAACAGGAAGATCCAGCGCGCGCAGGACGAGTACGAACGCGACAGTCGCAGCCCGGCGGCGGGGACGAGCGGGGAGCCCGTGAGACCGTCCGTCATCGTCCGACAGGTGaaccgcgaggaggaggaggaggagaagaaggtgtCGCGAGAGACGGAGACTCTGGACTGTTAA